From Salarias fasciatus chromosome 5, fSalaFa1.1, whole genome shotgun sequence, a single genomic window includes:
- the emp3a gene encoding epithelial membrane protein 3 yields the protein MVFLLVSLTVLHLVTLALLLIATLEKSWWVWAESEITDLWYNCFHDNATKTWLCATTSESDWLQSVQALMILSVVFSSISFLVFLAQLFTMSRGGLFYFTGLCQAFAGFTDFAACLIFTFHRKEILNDSRDLSRGRFGYCFILAWLCVPLLLVSGVLYVHLRKKQ from the exons ATGGTCTTTCTGCTGGTTTCTCTGACTGTGCTGCATTTGGTCACCTTGGCCTTGCTTCTCATCGCCACGCTGGAGAAG TCGTGGTGGGTTTGGGCTGAATCGGAGATCACTGACCTCTGGTACAACTGCTTCCACGATAATGCAACCAAAACCTGGCTGTGTGCCACCACCAGCGAAAGCG actgGCTGCAGTCCGTCCAGGCCCTCATGATCCTCTCGGTGgtcttctcctccatctccttccTGGTGTTCCTGGCTCAGCTCTTCACCATGTCCAGAGGAGGCCTCTTCTACTTCACAGGCCTCTGCCAGGCCTTCgcag GTTTCACGGACTTCGCAGCCTGCCTCATCTTCACCTTCCACAGAAAAGAGATCCTGAAcgactccagagacctgagcaGAGGACGCTTCGGGTACTGCTTCATCCTGGCCTGGCTGTGCGTGCCCCTCCTCCTGGTGAGCGGCGTGCTCTACGTCCACTTACGGAAGAAGCAGTGA
- the fam83e gene encoding protein FAM83F, with translation MSNSQEQSLDENVVFLPVTEASAEFLHCEQEREAVERLLVEGPEAFYSSTERSGCFLSPEEVSQITGWAQTYRFTPPQTQQLNGADGPYDDDDFCSTYFPCETDMPTPNLELGWPERDPWLLQGNITVHTSPPAEGEPAVREIIRRHLQRASQVIAIVTDRLTDSAVIGDLHHVASRGVPIYIILNRRSIQENFTLNRLRHPNMRVRVLGGKSFCTRTGRMVVGEMKNKFILVDLEVVIHGSYSLTWTDAHLHRQLITVLTGPAVEAFDREFRILYAASTPGPEKWSMAGSHASVSLQLKDFSDPGFNKTLSTEPEVLNPPSPPSDCFLDWEAMGVVQRDSSGFSESPLYQHQDISVQEVQLQHLNTPVLDGFTSRQEQFVDRNRIYENTSPLTSPVPERFTGSKLTDLSPTEAAIPERMQRIENRIKMAVISQLSDEKNNHLPEENPTRLDTKAKEPPHMFLSALRRERSRKGYVLEEESNTDESGLSLENSPSSRKPVILRTPQSESFSSLSDIMKRIQQRTSGFLKKGPNSERTQSMLDLSRYNPDASDEERGLPVPRYKGGFEPDPMTPALALMKKRNDNVKSALLGLSKNFPVRERPRSSSYALNMDWRRSLTEREAEQE, from the exons ATGTCCAACTCCCAGGAGCAGAGTCTGGACGAGAACGTGGTCTTCCTGCCGGTGACCGAGGCCTCGGCAGAGTTCCTGCACTGCGAGCAGGAGCGGGAGGCGGTGGAGCGGCTGCTGGTGGAAGGGCCCGAGGCCTTCTACAGCTCCACCGAGCGCTCCGGCTGCTTCCTGTCCCCCGAGGAGGTGAGCCAGATCACCGGCTGGGCTCAGACCTACCGCTTCACCCCCCCGCAGACGCAGCAGCTGAACGGGGCGGACGGCCCCTACGACGACGACGACTTCTGCTCCACCTACTTCCCCTGCGAGACGGACATGCCGACCCCCAACCTGGAGCTGGGCTGGCCGGAGCGAGACCCCTGGCTGCTGCAGGGGAACATCACCGTGCACACCAGCCCCCCCGCCGAGGGCGAGCCCGCCGTCAGGGAGATCATCAGACGTCACCTACAGAGAGCCAGCCAA GTGATTGCCATTGTGACGGACCGGCTGACAGACAGTGCAGTAATCGGTGATTTGCACCACGTTGCTTCGCGAGGCGTCCCCATCTACATCATCCTGAATCGACGGTCCATTCAGGAGAATTTCACGCTCAACAGGCTCAGGCACCCG AACATGCGGGTCCGAGTCCTCGGTGGGAAGAGCTTCTGCACCAGAACGGGCCGGATGGTGGTCGGGGAAATGAAGAACAAGTTTATTCTGGTGGATTTAGAGGTGGTGATTCATGGCAGCtacag CCTCACCTGGACGGACGCTCACCTGCACCGGCAGCTCATCACCGTCCTCACCGGCCCGGCCGTCGAGGCGTTTGATCGGGAGTTCAGGATCCTGTACGCCGCCTCCACCCCGGGGCCCGAGAAGTGGAGCATGGCAGGGAGCCACGCCAGTGTGTCTCTTCAACTGAAAGACTTCTCAGATCCCGGCTTCAACAAGACGCTCTCCACCGAGCCTGAAGTCCTGAACCCTCCGTCCCCGCCGTCGGACTGCTTCCTGGACTGGGAGGCCATGGGGGTCGTCCAGAGGGACAGCAGCGGCTTCTCAGAAAGCCCTCTATATCAACACCAGGACATTTCGGTCCAGgaggtgcagctgcagcacctAAACACTCCGGTTCTGGACGGATTTACCAGCAGACAGGAGCAGTTTGTGGACAGGAACAG GATTTATGAAAACACTTCCCCACTGACCAGTCCTGTGCCAGAAAGATTTACAGGTTCCAA actcaCGGATCTCTCACCAACAGAGGCAGCAATTCCTGAAAGAATGCAAag GATAGAGAACAGAATAAAGATGGCTGTTATCAGTCAACTCTCCGAtgagaaaaacaatcatttacctgaagaaaatccaacaagacTGGACACCAAAGCAAAAGAGCCTCCACACatgtttttatctgctctgaGGAGGGAGCGCTCCAGGAAGGGCTACGTCCTGGAAGAGGAGAGCAACACGGACGAAAGCGGCCTCAGCTTGGAAAACTCTCCATCCTCTCGG AAACCTGTGATCCTGAGGACGCCGCAGTCGGAGAGCTTCAGCTCGCTGAGCGACATCATGAAGAGGATCCAGCAGAGGACTTCAGGCTTTTTAAAGAAAGGACCCAACTCAGAGCGAACGCAGTCCATGCTGGATCTGAGCAGATACAACCCAGACGCCAGCGACGAGGAGAGAGGACTCCCCGTGCCCCGGTACAAGGGCGGT TTTGAGCCGGATCCGATGACTCCTGCTTTGGCgctgatgaagaagaggaacGACAATGTGAAATCTGCTCTGCTCGGACTTTCAAAGAACTTCCCAGTCAGGGAGCGGCCTCGCAGCTCCAGCTACGCTCTCAACATGGACTGGAGGAGGTCACTGACTGAGAGGGAAGCAGAGCAGGAATGA
- the LOC115389336 gene encoding coiled-coil domain-containing protein 30 isoform X3, translated as MDPAEELKQITTWLHQEGLEPGSPTEAQLRLMWRALQRTRSRLSSVTSDLEAHRSQHSAEMAEVRKSLGQIRIFTEHKDVLAQEIQDENDQLKEQMRRLVSLQDAQISEVAKMLYQQGLTELIHSSPSEQVAYLLVERASLLETAETPAGNTEVHVFSGTVCQSGHKGAPRHAQSTWKRLFGLHRASQSRHTLNPVCKHDAGPGSRLERECCRLERDVEEGSRRLAMAHTEIRRLTDELESAHMTQKTYEPELAAAQQEVEQLRHQVEKLKKYEMVELRKVKELNDRLDLESRTFRGRVRCLDAENSKLQQRVASLQEEVKRLEQQLVTSHTPTAQKQEGPLQPQKVITEQFQADGKVRDPKAEPTQSNQMCRDLQEKINIQTKHLLQKDLTVESLQKKVELLKAAVQEQQQQLITVQLQADRAAQLAESRSAELIQSSQTCRDLQNTVRSLQQQLENSHNDLENLITKVCTRENGLHNQKMWKQQTADSRLCEDFCKLKNEELNEENKQQKERLEDQEAVKTLWSTRDECETLKEEICETLKHLDKEQSKYHEMKERHKAKLCRAKQKFSDVTALHNEKINRLQRELSLCSHSLAKEKELVKSMNAENEKLLSERRRLIQQLDEEEHSKKDLQLSAGLSRRRVDFLEVENKKLGNKVLQLSDQLGVLQRSQQNRRSLHFAEELKKILILQHPALQTSSVSDGAKRGSGGGGASPPHRRMSGSFAPSAEMGYLNLTTQCQTDPPSMADGSQSESTLC; from the exons ATGGATCCAGCAgag GAGCTGAAGCAGATCACCACCTGGCTACATCAGGAGGGACTCGAACCCGGCTCCCCCACAGAGGCTCAGCTACGTTTGATGTGGCGAGCCCTCCAACGCACGAGGAGCCGCCTGAGCAGCGTGACCTCCGACCTGGAAGCTCACCGCTCGCAGCACTCAGCAGAGATGGCCGAG GTCCGTAAGTCTCTGGGGCAGATCCGGATCTTCACCGAGCACAAAGACGTCCTGGCTCAGGAGATCCAGGACGAGAACGACCAGCTGAAGGAGCAGATGAGACGCCTGGTGTCGCTGCAAG ATGCTCAGATCAGCGAGGTGGCGAAGATGCTGTACCAGCAGGGCCTGACGGAGCTGATCCACAGCAGCCCCAGCGAGCAGGTGGCGTACCTCCTGGTGGAGAGGGCGTCGCTGCTGGAGACCGCCGAAACTCCCGCTGGAAACACAGAGGTGCACGTGTTCAGCGGCACTGTATGTCAG TCtggccacaagggggcgccacggCACGCTCAGAGCACCTGGAAACGACTGTTTGGACTCCACAGGGCTTCACAGAGCAGACACACTTTGAATCCTGTGTGTAAACATGAT GCCGGTCCGGGGAGCCGTCTGGAGCGGGAGTGCTGCCGTCTGGAGCGAGACGTGGAGGAGGGCTCCCGCCGGCTGGCCATGGCCCACACCGAGATCCGCCGCCTGACGGACGAGCTGGAGTCTGCACACATGACCCAGAAGACCTACG agccTGAActggcagcagctcagcaggaggtggagcagctcagacaccAAGTAGAAAAACTCAAGAAGTATG AAATGGTGGAGCTGCGGAAGGTCAAAGAGCTGAATGACCGCCTGGACCTGGAGAGCCGAACCTTCAGAGGCAGAGTTCGCTGCCTGGATGCTGAGAAcagcaaactgcagcagagg gtggcgtctctgcaggaggaggtgaagcggctggagcagcagcttgtCACGAGCCACACCCCCACTGCTCAA aagCAGGAGGGACCGCTGCAGCCACAGAAAGTCATAACAGAACAGTTTCAGGCTGATGGAAAGGTCAGA gatcCTAAAGCAGAGCCGACACAGAGCAACCAGATGTGCAGAGATCTGCAAGAAAAAATCAACATCCAAACCAAACATCTGCTGCAAAAAGACTTAACT GTGGAGTCTCTCCAGAAGaaggtggagctgctgaaggccgccgtgcaggagcagcagcagcagctcatcacTGTGCAGCTTCAGGCCGACCGAGCCGCTCAGCTGGCCGAG TCTCGCTCGGCCGAACTGATCCAGAGcagtcagacctgcagagaTTTACAGAACACG GTCCGttctcttcagcagcagctggagaattCCCACAACGACCTGGAGAACCTGATCACTAAAGTCTGCACCAGAGAGAACGGCCTCCACAATCAGAA GATGTGGAAACAACAGACAGCAGATTCACGGCTGTGTGAAGATTTCTGTAAGCTAAAGAATGAAGAACTGaatgaagaaaacaagcaacaaaAG GAGCGTCTGGAAGATCAGGAGGCGGTGAAGACGCTGTGGTCCACCAGAGACGAGTGTGAGACTCTGAAGGAGGAGATCTGTGAAACCCTCAAACATCTCGACAAGGAACAAAG TAAATACCACGAGATGAAGGAGAGACACAAAGCCAAACTGTGCCGAGCGAAGCAGAAATTCAGCGACGTTACCGCTCTGCACAACGAGAAgataaacaggctgcagagagaactGTCCCTCTGCTCACATTCACTGGCAAAG GAGAAAGAACTGGTGAAAAGCATGAACGCTGAAAACGAGAAGCTGctcagtgagaggaggagattgattcagcagctggatgaggaggagcaCAGCAAGAAAGACCTGCAGCTCTCGGCCGGTTTGTCCAGACGCAG GGTGGATTTTTTAGAAGTGGAGAATAAGAAACTGGGAAACAAAGTCCTCCAGTTGTCCGACCAGCTGGGCGTCCTGCAGCGCAGCCAGCAGAACAGGCGCTCGCTTCACTTCGCCGAG GAACTAAAGAAAATCCTGATCCTCCAGCATCCCGCCCTGCAGACGTCCAG CGTGTCGGACGGTGCCAAgcggggcagcggcggcggcggcgcgtctCCCCCACACCGCCGCATGTCGGGGTCCTTCGCTCCATCGGCAGAGATGGGCTACCTGAACCTGACCACTCAGTGCCAGACCGACCCCCCCAGCATGGCCGacggcagccaatcagaaagcaCGCTCTGCTGA
- the LOC115389336 gene encoding coiled-coil domain-containing protein 30 isoform X1 yields MDPAEELKQITTWLHQEGLEPGSPTEAQLRLMWRALQRTRSRLSSVTSDLEAHRSQHSAEMAEVRKSLGQIRIFTEHKDVLAQEIQDENDQLKEQMRRLVSLQDAQISEVAKMLYQQGLTELIHSSPSEQVAYLLVERASLLETAETPAGNTEVHVFSGTVCQSEAGPGSRLERECCRLERDVEEGSRRLAMAHTEIRRLTDELESAHMTQKTYEPELAAAQQEVEQLRHQVEKLKKYEMVELRKVKELNDRLDLESRTFRGRVRCLDAENSKLQQRVASLQEEVKRLEQQLVTSHTPTAQKQEGPLQPQKVITEQFQADGKVRDPKAEPTQSNQMCRDLQEKINIQTKHLLQKDLTVESLQKKVELLKAAVQEQQQQLITVQLQADRAAQLAESRSAELIQSSQTCRDLQNTVRSLQQQLENSHNDLENLITKVCTRENGLHNQKMWKQQTADSRLCEDFCKLKNEELNEENKQQKERLEDQEAVKTLWSTRDECETLKEEICETLKHLDKEQSKYHEMKERHKAKLCRAKQKFSDVTALHNEKINRLQRELSLCSHSLAKEKELVKSMNAENEKLLSERRRLIQQLDEEEHSKKDLQLSAGLSRRRVDFLEVENKKLGNKVLQLSDQLGVLQRSQQNRRSLHFAEELKKILILQHPALQTSSVSDGAKRGSGGGGASPPHRRMSGSFAPSAEMGYLNLTTQCQTDPPSMADGSQSESTLC; encoded by the exons ATGGATCCAGCAgag GAGCTGAAGCAGATCACCACCTGGCTACATCAGGAGGGACTCGAACCCGGCTCCCCCACAGAGGCTCAGCTACGTTTGATGTGGCGAGCCCTCCAACGCACGAGGAGCCGCCTGAGCAGCGTGACCTCCGACCTGGAAGCTCACCGCTCGCAGCACTCAGCAGAGATGGCCGAG GTCCGTAAGTCTCTGGGGCAGATCCGGATCTTCACCGAGCACAAAGACGTCCTGGCTCAGGAGATCCAGGACGAGAACGACCAGCTGAAGGAGCAGATGAGACGCCTGGTGTCGCTGCAAG ATGCTCAGATCAGCGAGGTGGCGAAGATGCTGTACCAGCAGGGCCTGACGGAGCTGATCCACAGCAGCCCCAGCGAGCAGGTGGCGTACCTCCTGGTGGAGAGGGCGTCGCTGCTGGAGACCGCCGAAACTCCCGCTGGAAACACAGAGGTGCACGTGTTCAGCGGCACTGTATGTCAG TCCGAGGCCGGTCCGGGGAGCCGTCTGGAGCGGGAGTGCTGCCGTCTGGAGCGAGACGTGGAGGAGGGCTCCCGCCGGCTGGCCATGGCCCACACCGAGATCCGCCGCCTGACGGACGAGCTGGAGTCTGCACACATGACCCAGAAGACCTACG agccTGAActggcagcagctcagcaggaggtggagcagctcagacaccAAGTAGAAAAACTCAAGAAGTATG AAATGGTGGAGCTGCGGAAGGTCAAAGAGCTGAATGACCGCCTGGACCTGGAGAGCCGAACCTTCAGAGGCAGAGTTCGCTGCCTGGATGCTGAGAAcagcaaactgcagcagagg gtggcgtctctgcaggaggaggtgaagcggctggagcagcagcttgtCACGAGCCACACCCCCACTGCTCAA aagCAGGAGGGACCGCTGCAGCCACAGAAAGTCATAACAGAACAGTTTCAGGCTGATGGAAAGGTCAGA gatcCTAAAGCAGAGCCGACACAGAGCAACCAGATGTGCAGAGATCTGCAAGAAAAAATCAACATCCAAACCAAACATCTGCTGCAAAAAGACTTAACT GTGGAGTCTCTCCAGAAGaaggtggagctgctgaaggccgccgtgcaggagcagcagcagcagctcatcacTGTGCAGCTTCAGGCCGACCGAGCCGCTCAGCTGGCCGAG TCTCGCTCGGCCGAACTGATCCAGAGcagtcagacctgcagagaTTTACAGAACACG GTCCGttctcttcagcagcagctggagaattCCCACAACGACCTGGAGAACCTGATCACTAAAGTCTGCACCAGAGAGAACGGCCTCCACAATCAGAA GATGTGGAAACAACAGACAGCAGATTCACGGCTGTGTGAAGATTTCTGTAAGCTAAAGAATGAAGAACTGaatgaagaaaacaagcaacaaaAG GAGCGTCTGGAAGATCAGGAGGCGGTGAAGACGCTGTGGTCCACCAGAGACGAGTGTGAGACTCTGAAGGAGGAGATCTGTGAAACCCTCAAACATCTCGACAAGGAACAAAG TAAATACCACGAGATGAAGGAGAGACACAAAGCCAAACTGTGCCGAGCGAAGCAGAAATTCAGCGACGTTACCGCTCTGCACAACGAGAAgataaacaggctgcagagagaactGTCCCTCTGCTCACATTCACTGGCAAAG GAGAAAGAACTGGTGAAAAGCATGAACGCTGAAAACGAGAAGCTGctcagtgagaggaggagattgattcagcagctggatgaggaggagcaCAGCAAGAAAGACCTGCAGCTCTCGGCCGGTTTGTCCAGACGCAG GGTGGATTTTTTAGAAGTGGAGAATAAGAAACTGGGAAACAAAGTCCTCCAGTTGTCCGACCAGCTGGGCGTCCTGCAGCGCAGCCAGCAGAACAGGCGCTCGCTTCACTTCGCCGAG GAACTAAAGAAAATCCTGATCCTCCAGCATCCCGCCCTGCAGACGTCCAG CGTGTCGGACGGTGCCAAgcggggcagcggcggcggcggcgcgtctCCCCCACACCGCCGCATGTCGGGGTCCTTCGCTCCATCGGCAGAGATGGGCTACCTGAACCTGACCACTCAGTGCCAGACCGACCCCCCCAGCATGGCCGacggcagccaatcagaaagcaCGCTCTGCTGA
- the LOC115389336 gene encoding coiled-coil domain-containing protein 30 isoform X2 encodes MDPAEELKQITTWLHQEGLEPGSPTEAQLRLMWRALQRTRSRLSSVTSDLEAHRSQHSAEMAEVRKSLGQIRIFTEHKDVLAQEIQDENDQLKEQMRRLVSLQDAQISEVAKMLYQQGLTELIHSSPSEQVAYLLVERASLLETAETPAGNTEVHVFSGTVCQSEAGPGSRLERECCRLERDVEEGSRRLAMAHTEIRRLTDELESAHMTQKTYEPELAAAQQEVEQLRHQVEKLKKYEMVELRKVKELNDRLDLESRTFRGRVRCLDAENSKLQQRVASLQEEVKRLEQQLVTSHTPTAQKQEGPLQPQKVITEQFQADGKDPKAEPTQSNQMCRDLQEKINIQTKHLLQKDLTVESLQKKVELLKAAVQEQQQQLITVQLQADRAAQLAESRSAELIQSSQTCRDLQNTVRSLQQQLENSHNDLENLITKVCTRENGLHNQKMWKQQTADSRLCEDFCKLKNEELNEENKQQKERLEDQEAVKTLWSTRDECETLKEEICETLKHLDKEQSKYHEMKERHKAKLCRAKQKFSDVTALHNEKINRLQRELSLCSHSLAKEKELVKSMNAENEKLLSERRRLIQQLDEEEHSKKDLQLSAGLSRRRVDFLEVENKKLGNKVLQLSDQLGVLQRSQQNRRSLHFAEELKKILILQHPALQTSSVSDGAKRGSGGGGASPPHRRMSGSFAPSAEMGYLNLTTQCQTDPPSMADGSQSESTLC; translated from the exons ATGGATCCAGCAgag GAGCTGAAGCAGATCACCACCTGGCTACATCAGGAGGGACTCGAACCCGGCTCCCCCACAGAGGCTCAGCTACGTTTGATGTGGCGAGCCCTCCAACGCACGAGGAGCCGCCTGAGCAGCGTGACCTCCGACCTGGAAGCTCACCGCTCGCAGCACTCAGCAGAGATGGCCGAG GTCCGTAAGTCTCTGGGGCAGATCCGGATCTTCACCGAGCACAAAGACGTCCTGGCTCAGGAGATCCAGGACGAGAACGACCAGCTGAAGGAGCAGATGAGACGCCTGGTGTCGCTGCAAG ATGCTCAGATCAGCGAGGTGGCGAAGATGCTGTACCAGCAGGGCCTGACGGAGCTGATCCACAGCAGCCCCAGCGAGCAGGTGGCGTACCTCCTGGTGGAGAGGGCGTCGCTGCTGGAGACCGCCGAAACTCCCGCTGGAAACACAGAGGTGCACGTGTTCAGCGGCACTGTATGTCAG TCCGAGGCCGGTCCGGGGAGCCGTCTGGAGCGGGAGTGCTGCCGTCTGGAGCGAGACGTGGAGGAGGGCTCCCGCCGGCTGGCCATGGCCCACACCGAGATCCGCCGCCTGACGGACGAGCTGGAGTCTGCACACATGACCCAGAAGACCTACG agccTGAActggcagcagctcagcaggaggtggagcagctcagacaccAAGTAGAAAAACTCAAGAAGTATG AAATGGTGGAGCTGCGGAAGGTCAAAGAGCTGAATGACCGCCTGGACCTGGAGAGCCGAACCTTCAGAGGCAGAGTTCGCTGCCTGGATGCTGAGAAcagcaaactgcagcagagg gtggcgtctctgcaggaggaggtgaagcggctggagcagcagcttgtCACGAGCCACACCCCCACTGCTCAA aagCAGGAGGGACCGCTGCAGCCACAGAAAGTCATAACAGAACAGTTTCAGGCTGATGGAAAG gatcCTAAAGCAGAGCCGACACAGAGCAACCAGATGTGCAGAGATCTGCAAGAAAAAATCAACATCCAAACCAAACATCTGCTGCAAAAAGACTTAACT GTGGAGTCTCTCCAGAAGaaggtggagctgctgaaggccgccgtgcaggagcagcagcagcagctcatcacTGTGCAGCTTCAGGCCGACCGAGCCGCTCAGCTGGCCGAG TCTCGCTCGGCCGAACTGATCCAGAGcagtcagacctgcagagaTTTACAGAACACG GTCCGttctcttcagcagcagctggagaattCCCACAACGACCTGGAGAACCTGATCACTAAAGTCTGCACCAGAGAGAACGGCCTCCACAATCAGAA GATGTGGAAACAACAGACAGCAGATTCACGGCTGTGTGAAGATTTCTGTAAGCTAAAGAATGAAGAACTGaatgaagaaaacaagcaacaaaAG GAGCGTCTGGAAGATCAGGAGGCGGTGAAGACGCTGTGGTCCACCAGAGACGAGTGTGAGACTCTGAAGGAGGAGATCTGTGAAACCCTCAAACATCTCGACAAGGAACAAAG TAAATACCACGAGATGAAGGAGAGACACAAAGCCAAACTGTGCCGAGCGAAGCAGAAATTCAGCGACGTTACCGCTCTGCACAACGAGAAgataaacaggctgcagagagaactGTCCCTCTGCTCACATTCACTGGCAAAG GAGAAAGAACTGGTGAAAAGCATGAACGCTGAAAACGAGAAGCTGctcagtgagaggaggagattgattcagcagctggatgaggaggagcaCAGCAAGAAAGACCTGCAGCTCTCGGCCGGTTTGTCCAGACGCAG GGTGGATTTTTTAGAAGTGGAGAATAAGAAACTGGGAAACAAAGTCCTCCAGTTGTCCGACCAGCTGGGCGTCCTGCAGCGCAGCCAGCAGAACAGGCGCTCGCTTCACTTCGCCGAG GAACTAAAGAAAATCCTGATCCTCCAGCATCCCGCCCTGCAGACGTCCAG CGTGTCGGACGGTGCCAAgcggggcagcggcggcggcggcgcgtctCCCCCACACCGCCGCATGTCGGGGTCCTTCGCTCCATCGGCAGAGATGGGCTACCTGAACCTGACCACTCAGTGCCAGACCGACCCCCCCAGCATGGCCGacggcagccaatcagaaagcaCGCTCTGCTGA